The Streptomyces phaeolivaceus genome has a window encoding:
- a CDS encoding XRE family transcriptional regulator, with protein sequence MLTASRLVLARKRRRMTLSSLSKESGVSVRSLTAFENGHKAPSPETIDALSEALKLPVDFLTAPDLDEISTDAVSFRALSKMSALDRDAARGAGRIVVEINDWIEERFGLPAPDVPTLPHLSPEEAAERVRALWGLGEAPIPNMIHLLESHGVRVFSLASDCSSVDAFSFRWERTRPFIVLNLQKSGERGRFDAAHELGHLVMHSEHRIPHGVEAEQEAQQFASAFLMPKAGLLAQKLYGADARRILSAKVKWQVAAVALAYRIHDLDLLSDWNYRTTVKLLSQMGYRSGEPGGIARESSQLLGKVFSTLRAESIPVSVMAKDINLTLEELNLHVFGLVPTVFEGGYRSSPPVRPDLRVVGP encoded by the coding sequence ATGCTCACCGCTTCGCGACTGGTGCTAGCGCGAAAGAGAAGGCGCATGACCCTATCTAGTCTGTCCAAGGAGTCGGGAGTTTCGGTAAGGAGTCTTACGGCTTTCGAGAACGGCCATAAGGCTCCTTCGCCTGAAACGATCGACGCCCTTTCTGAGGCTCTAAAACTTCCTGTCGATTTCCTCACCGCGCCTGACTTGGATGAAATCTCAACTGACGCGGTAAGTTTTCGTGCCCTCTCGAAGATGAGTGCCCTGGACAGGGACGCTGCTCGTGGTGCTGGTCGGATCGTAGTAGAGATCAACGACTGGATTGAGGAGCGATTCGGTCTCCCTGCACCTGACGTGCCAACGTTGCCGCACTTGTCACCTGAAGAAGCTGCCGAGCGCGTACGCGCCCTGTGGGGTCTTGGGGAAGCGCCTATCCCAAACATGATTCATCTGCTTGAGTCGCATGGGGTTCGGGTCTTCTCCCTAGCATCCGATTGCTCTTCGGTAGACGCCTTTTCCTTCCGGTGGGAGCGAACTCGTCCCTTCATTGTTCTGAACTTGCAAAAAAGCGGCGAGCGCGGCCGCTTCGATGCGGCTCACGAACTGGGTCACTTGGTCATGCATTCTGAGCATAGAATTCCGCATGGAGTCGAAGCGGAGCAAGAGGCGCAGCAGTTTGCATCCGCCTTCCTTATGCCGAAGGCTGGCCTGTTGGCACAAAAACTTTATGGTGCCGACGCTCGGCGCATTTTGAGTGCGAAGGTTAAATGGCAGGTTGCAGCCGTGGCGCTGGCCTATAGGATTCACGATCTCGATCTGCTAAGTGACTGGAATTATCGAACGACGGTTAAGCTGCTCTCGCAGATGGGGTATCGAAGCGGGGAGCCTGGTGGAATTGCCCGAGAAAGCTCTCAGCTCCTAGGTAAGGTATTCTCGACTCTTAGAGCTGAAAGCATTCCAGTCTCGGTGATGGCGAAAGATATCAATCTAACTCTTGAAGAGCTCAATCTTCATGTATTTGGGCTGGTGCCGACTGTGTTTGAGGGGGGCTATCGTTCCTCACCTCCCGTGCGTCCCGACTTGCGTGTGGTCGGTCCCTAG
- a CDS encoding GntR family transcriptional regulator encodes MPSLPSGFLGDLDPTSDRAVFRQIADQLREAIDRGRFKEGEKLPSEAELVDHYGVSRMTVRNSFSVLQGEGLVHAEHGKGVFVRPRPPVRRLASDRFARRHREQGKAAFIVEANAAGSHPQVDSLEVKEEKASQDVSTRLGSVRRVLARRRRYLLDGRPVEFATSYLPLDIARGTPIAEPNPGPGGIYARLEELGHRLDHFEEEIRARMPSPAEVKTLRLASGVPVIHLIRTAFDTEGRAVEVCDTVMAADAYVLSYQLPAT; translated from the coding sequence GTGCCCTCTCTTCCTTCAGGCTTCCTCGGTGATCTCGATCCCACGAGTGATCGTGCGGTCTTTCGGCAGATCGCCGACCAGTTGCGCGAGGCCATCGACCGTGGGCGGTTCAAGGAGGGTGAAAAACTGCCCTCGGAAGCTGAGCTTGTTGACCACTACGGGGTATCCCGGATGACAGTCCGCAACTCCTTCTCCGTCCTCCAGGGCGAAGGGCTCGTGCATGCCGAGCACGGCAAAGGCGTCTTCGTCCGGCCCCGGCCGCCCGTGCGGCGACTCGCCTCCGACCGGTTCGCCCGGCGCCACCGGGAACAGGGCAAGGCGGCCTTCATCGTCGAAGCCAACGCCGCCGGCAGTCACCCCCAGGTCGACAGTCTTGAGGTCAAGGAAGAAAAGGCCAGTCAGGACGTCTCGACACGGCTCGGGTCCGTGCGGCGGGTGCTGGCTCGTCGGCGCCGGTATCTGCTCGACGGGCGTCCGGTCGAGTTCGCCACCTCGTATCTGCCGCTCGACATCGCGCGCGGTACGCCGATCGCCGAGCCGAACCCCGGGCCCGGCGGCATCTACGCCCGACTTGAGGAACTGGGCCACCGCCTCGACCACTTCGAGGAGGAGATTCGCGCCCGTATGCCTTCGCCGGCCGAGGTGAAGACGCTTCGACTGGCCTCCGGCGTGCCCGTCATCCACCTGATCCGGACCGCCTTCGACACTGAGGGGCGGGCCGTTGAGGTCTGCGACACGGTCATGGCGGCGGACGCGTACGTGCTGTCGTACCAGCTTCCGGCAACGTGA
- a CDS encoding bifunctional DNA primase/polymerase: MATTDRQAGTLALAHALSAAERGLAVIPLSRSKLPALRSPHRDDPTPSPPSPCHGECGHLGHGVYDASADPHRVRELFAAAPWATGYGIACGLHPHHLIGVDLDTKSGTDSSAALRELALRHLFTIPETVVVLTPSGGRHLWLTGPPDVVVPNSASRLAPGIDIRGAGGYLVGPGSRTDHGVYGTAPGTAHLPPAPCPPALLRLLLPPPRPNPSDPTGADQGASHSQGQGHGLIHFVLTAQEGQRNTRLFWAACRAYENGLAPDLTNALIEAAVRTGLTEREARSTIASAARMSGRGRGHGQGR; this comes from the coding sequence ATGGCCACCACTGACCGGCAGGCCGGCACCCTGGCCCTGGCACACGCCCTCTCCGCCGCCGAACGCGGACTGGCGGTGATCCCCCTGTCCCGCTCGAAGCTCCCGGCCCTCCGCTCCCCCCACCGCGACGACCCGACCCCGTCCCCCCCGTCCCCCTGCCACGGCGAATGCGGCCACCTCGGCCACGGTGTGTACGACGCCTCCGCCGACCCCCACCGCGTCCGCGAACTCTTCGCCGCCGCCCCCTGGGCCACCGGCTACGGCATCGCCTGCGGCCTCCACCCCCACCACCTCATCGGCGTCGACCTCGACACGAAATCCGGTACGGACTCCTCGGCGGCCCTCCGCGAACTGGCCCTGCGCCACCTGTTCACGATCCCCGAGACGGTCGTCGTGCTGACCCCCAGCGGCGGACGCCACCTCTGGCTCACCGGGCCGCCCGACGTCGTCGTCCCCAACTCCGCGAGCCGCCTCGCCCCCGGCATCGACATCCGCGGCGCCGGCGGCTACCTCGTCGGCCCCGGCTCCCGCACCGACCACGGCGTCTACGGCACGGCCCCCGGTACGGCCCACCTCCCCCCGGCGCCCTGCCCACCCGCCCTGCTCCGCCTCCTCCTGCCACCGCCACGCCCCAACCCCTCCGACCCGACCGGCGCCGACCAAGGCGCAAGCCACAGCCAAGGCCAGGGCCACGGACTGATCCACTTCGTCCTCACCGCCCAGGAGGGCCAACGCAACACCCGCCTCTTCTGGGCCGCTTGCCGCGCCTACGAGAACGGCCTCGCCCCCGACCTCACGAACGCGCTGATCGAGGCCGCCGTACGCACGGGCCTCACCGAACGGGAGGCAAGATCGACGATCGCCTCGGCGGCCCGGATGTCGGGACGGGGGCGCGGGCACGGGCAGGGACGTTGA
- a CDS encoding NUDIX hydrolase: MSVAGVIVDDQGRALLIKRRDNGKWEPPGGVLEREETLPEALQREVLEETGIKIALPATLTGVYKNMKGLIVSLVFRCEAADGAPTTGDETRALRWATREEVTELADEAYAIRVLDALDAASPPAIRAHDGVKLV; encoded by the coding sequence GTGAGCGTCGCCGGAGTCATCGTCGACGACCAGGGCCGGGCCCTCTTGATCAAACGCCGTGACAACGGCAAGTGGGAACCCCCGGGCGGAGTCCTCGAACGCGAGGAAACCCTCCCCGAAGCCCTCCAGCGCGAAGTCCTCGAAGAGACCGGCATCAAGATCGCACTTCCGGCGACCCTGACCGGGGTCTACAAGAACATGAAGGGCCTGATCGTCTCGCTGGTCTTCCGCTGCGAGGCGGCCGACGGCGCGCCCACCACCGGCGACGAGACCCGCGCACTGCGCTGGGCCACCCGTGAAGAAGTCACCGAGCTTGCCGACGAGGCATACGCGATCCGCGTCCTGGACGCATTGGACGCGGCATCCCCGCCGGCCATCCGCGCCCACGACGGCGTGAAACTCGTCTAG
- a CDS encoding SpdD protein gives MFLPKYPDSPTPPPAHTHTPADPAPVRRSLPAVSITPGVVVAVVVGGVVLTALLAAVAVSAVSVAIAAVVLRSLIREQNRR, from the coding sequence GTGTTCCTGCCCAAGTACCCCGACAGCCCCACCCCGCCGCCCGCACACACCCACACCCCGGCTGATCCGGCGCCCGTCCGGCGCTCGCTCCCGGCAGTCTCCATCACTCCCGGAGTCGTGGTGGCCGTGGTCGTCGGCGGTGTCGTCCTCACCGCGCTCCTGGCCGCCGTCGCCGTCTCGGCCGTCTCCGTCGCCATCGCGGCCGTGGTCCTGCGCTCCCTGATCCGCGAGCAGAACCGGCGCTGA
- a CDS encoding antitoxin, with protein MSMMDKLKQMLKGHEEQAGQGVDKAGDYVDGRTRGKYSGQVDSAQERLRQQMGSEQTGQNDTGREDPPR; from the coding sequence ATGTCGATGATGGACAAGCTCAAGCAGATGCTGAAGGGCCACGAGGAGCAGGCCGGCCAGGGTGTCGACAAGGCCGGTGACTACGTCGACGGCCGGACGCGGGGCAAGTACAGCGGTCAGGTCGACTCGGCGCAGGAGCGGCTCAGGCAGCAGATGGGCTCGGAGCAGACAGGGCAGAACGACACCGGCCGCGAGGACCCGCCCCGGTAA
- a CDS encoding excisionase family DNA-binding protein: MNDRYMSMDQVAELLGTTIRFPRRLVEERRIRFVKVGRHVRIPESAVREFIDANTVEPIVLRPMGLRRAA; encoded by the coding sequence ATGAACGACCGCTACATGTCCATGGACCAGGTCGCCGAGCTGCTGGGCACGACCATTCGCTTTCCACGGCGCTTGGTCGAAGAGCGGCGCATCCGGTTCGTGAAGGTCGGTCGCCACGTCCGCATCCCGGAGAGCGCCGTACGGGAGTTCATCGATGCCAACACCGTGGAACCGATCGTTCTGCGGCCAATGGGCCTCCGGAGGGCTGCCTGA
- a CDS encoding DUF2637 domain-containing protein has product MRAQLARVDAVLVQALIAAALSFAHLHDIASAAGQDGWKAWAYPVSVDLLLVAAWRRLRTGEAKAAGWCWFVIALTASLGANVATAGLLDLNNVPAWLRILVAGWPAVAFLGGTLLAHTTPATTGEDHKGPEGTDDTVGQEHVPELVPEETPPTPPAIEPPPSERPAVPVPAALVEHARKVAAEHHTRTGAPIDAPTLRARLGVPAPMAEAIFARL; this is encoded by the coding sequence ATGCGCGCCCAACTGGCCCGTGTCGACGCGGTGCTCGTCCAGGCGCTCATCGCCGCCGCGCTGTCCTTCGCCCACCTGCACGACATCGCCTCGGCGGCCGGTCAGGATGGGTGGAAGGCGTGGGCCTACCCAGTCTCGGTCGACCTGTTGCTCGTCGCCGCCTGGCGCCGACTGCGGACCGGTGAGGCGAAAGCGGCCGGGTGGTGCTGGTTCGTCATCGCCCTCACCGCCTCCCTCGGAGCGAACGTCGCCACCGCCGGCCTACTCGACCTCAACAACGTCCCGGCCTGGCTGCGCATCCTCGTCGCGGGCTGGCCCGCCGTCGCCTTCCTCGGCGGAACCCTCCTCGCCCACACCACCCCCGCGACAACCGGAGAAGACCACAAGGGCCCCGAGGGCACGGACGACACCGTGGGCCAGGAGCACGTGCCAGAACTGGTCCCCGAGGAAACGCCGCCGACACCACCGGCCATCGAGCCACCGCCGTCCGAGCGGCCCGCCGTGCCCGTCCCGGCCGCCCTCGTCGAACACGCCCGCAAGGTCGCCGCCGAACACCACACCCGCACGGGAGCACCGATCGACGCCCCGACGCTCCGCGCTCGCCTCGGCGTCCCCGCGCCAATGGCCGAAGCCATCTTCGCCCGCCTCTGA
- a CDS encoding SCO3933 family regulatory protein: MRTIRVETSAATILLTEAPEPKVRDRQTGEIAKDAISGEALMTIGVVYIEDGESSLFKVTVPEGGVAEGLTLGAPVSLPGLVARPWESVFNGQQRHGIAFRAAAVTPAAFPAAMGASA, translated from the coding sequence TTGCGCACCATTCGTGTTGAGACCTCGGCCGCGACGATCCTGCTGACGGAGGCTCCTGAGCCCAAGGTCCGGGACCGGCAGACGGGCGAGATCGCCAAGGACGCGATCAGCGGGGAAGCGCTGATGACGATCGGCGTCGTCTACATCGAGGACGGCGAGTCGTCGCTGTTCAAGGTCACCGTGCCGGAGGGCGGTGTGGCTGAGGGTCTGACGCTGGGGGCGCCGGTCTCGCTGCCTGGGCTGGTGGCACGGCCGTGGGAGTCGGTGTTCAACGGGCAGCAGCGGCACGGCATCGCCTTCCGCGCCGCCGCAGTGACTCCGGCCGCCTTCCCTGCCGCCATGGGGGCCAGCGCCTGA
- a CDS encoding ATP-binding protein: MHEYTSTARVWGLTCPGFPEEVSRARRWTRDILRGSPMAEDAELIVSELSANAILHTASGMESGSFHLALAVTRQVIALSVTDGGGTGTAPKAEHQDDEAEHGRGLGMVTALAHRVVVHGSEGGYTVTAELFTGIRPGDHLC; this comes from the coding sequence ATGCACGAGTATACGAGCACCGCCCGGGTCTGGGGACTCACTTGCCCAGGTTTTCCCGAGGAGGTGAGCCGGGCCCGCCGCTGGACCCGTGACATCCTGCGCGGATCCCCCATGGCCGAGGACGCCGAGTTGATCGTGAGCGAGCTGAGTGCGAACGCGATCCTCCACACGGCCAGCGGCATGGAGTCCGGCAGCTTCCACCTGGCCCTCGCGGTGACCCGGCAGGTGATCGCCCTGTCGGTGACGGACGGCGGAGGAACCGGAACGGCCCCCAAGGCCGAGCACCAGGACGACGAGGCCGAACACGGCCGGGGCCTCGGCATGGTCACCGCACTCGCCCACCGAGTCGTGGTCCACGGCAGCGAGGGCGGCTACACGGTCACCGCGGAACTGTTCACCGGCATCCGACCGGGAGACCACCTGTGCTGA
- a CDS encoding FtsK/SpoIIIE domain-containing protein has product MSDLVTLLEVGGPVAALGGGAAYTRAKHPRVYWPTVGLPISTARLLGSYGSVMEACGLTVAPSRLRVLAVKATTRREVRPVPPRRGIIRPTSTGLRLRLRLAPGQEPADVAASAERLRHAWGVHAVYVTTVKPGVVELRLVGFDVLRDVRMPRKTTAELLKVPVALREDATPFVRDYRTIPHQLTLGATLSGKSMYLRHLITGLARQSVALVGIDCKRGVELAPFASRLSALATDPDEAAELLPVLIKEMEDRYDLIKARQGIAPGTPDEEITSDIWGLPDSERPVPIVLFVDEVAELFLVATKKDEERRDEMVTQLIRLAQLGRAAGIYLEVCGQRFGAELGKGATMLRAQLTGRVCHRVNDEASAKMALGDIAPEAVFAACAIAPELPGLAVAGDTSGGWSRIRTPYLSLGAAAEICRESAHLVPDLPALKPFRPDTPVRPMESSTPAVQPHPVTD; this is encoded by the coding sequence ATGTCCGATCTGGTGACACTTCTGGAGGTGGGTGGTCCTGTCGCCGCACTCGGTGGCGGGGCCGCCTACACCCGGGCCAAGCACCCCCGCGTGTACTGGCCCACGGTCGGCCTGCCGATATCGACCGCCCGGCTCCTCGGCTCCTACGGCTCGGTCATGGAGGCGTGCGGGCTGACCGTGGCGCCGTCCCGGCTGCGGGTCCTCGCCGTCAAGGCCACCACTCGGCGGGAGGTCCGGCCGGTACCGCCTCGGCGGGGCATCATCCGGCCCACCTCGACCGGGCTGCGGCTCCGCCTCCGGCTCGCTCCGGGCCAGGAACCGGCGGACGTCGCCGCCTCGGCCGAACGGCTGCGGCACGCCTGGGGCGTCCACGCCGTGTACGTGACGACGGTCAAGCCGGGCGTGGTCGAACTGAGGCTCGTCGGCTTCGACGTCCTGCGGGACGTGCGGATGCCCCGCAAAACCACCGCCGAACTCCTCAAGGTGCCCGTGGCGCTGCGGGAGGACGCGACTCCCTTCGTACGCGACTACCGGACCATTCCTCATCAACTCACCCTCGGCGCCACGCTGTCGGGCAAGTCCATGTACCTGCGGCACCTGATCACCGGACTTGCCCGGCAGTCCGTCGCTCTGGTCGGTATCGACTGCAAGCGCGGTGTGGAGCTGGCGCCGTTCGCCTCCCGGCTCTCCGCCCTCGCCACCGACCCCGACGAAGCTGCCGAGCTGCTGCCTGTACTCATCAAGGAAATGGAGGACCGCTACGACCTGATCAAGGCCCGGCAGGGCATCGCCCCCGGCACCCCCGACGAGGAGATCACCTCTGACATCTGGGGCCTGCCCGACAGCGAACGCCCGGTGCCGATCGTGCTGTTCGTCGACGAGGTGGCCGAACTCTTCCTCGTCGCCACCAAGAAGGACGAGGAACGCCGGGACGAGATGGTCACTCAACTCATCCGCCTCGCCCAGCTCGGCCGCGCCGCCGGTATCTACCTGGAGGTCTGCGGACAGCGCTTCGGCGCCGAGCTGGGCAAGGGCGCCACCATGCTCCGGGCCCAGCTGACCGGCCGGGTCTGCCACCGCGTCAACGACGAAGCCTCCGCGAAGATGGCGCTCGGCGACATCGCCCCCGAAGCGGTCTTCGCCGCCTGTGCCATCGCTCCCGAGCTGCCCGGCCTGGCCGTGGCCGGTGACACCTCCGGCGGCTGGTCCCGCATCCGCACGCCGTACCTCTCCCTCGGCGCCGCCGCCGAGATCTGCCGGGAATCGGCGCATCTGGTGCCCGACCTGCCCGCGCTCAAGCCCTTCCGGCCCGACACCCCCGTACGGCCCATGGAGTCCTCGACCCCGGCAGTGCAGCCGCACCCGGTGACCGACTGA
- a CDS encoding tyrosine-type recombinase/integrase codes for MAGKRKSRRNFGRVRKLPSGRFQARYPGPDGVLRPADRTFATSTDADRWLAKKRIEIEDGRWLDPAEGQTTVRDWAARWLAAVSPQLKHKTQASYRSLINSLINPALGDRELSSLRPITVTEWVASMNTRGLSASRIRQAYRVLSQIMRAAVDNDMTAQTPCRGVKLPRMPQTEPHILTPLEASRIVRSAAKPHDVLIALLAYAGLRVGEAFALRRVDIDVFGGFVLVDENLAEANGALVFDTPKSHQKRLLRIGPSLAKRLGRHLETLSGGDDALLFTTPGGKPLRYNQWRKAYFDPAVSAAGLTDVTPHDLRASHGTWVADRYGVMTAAHRLGHSNASVTTRHYARPVAGRDDQVAEAADSWLSGHEPAPGARSGHGEDEDGSAGALVPV; via the coding sequence ATGGCTGGCAAGCGCAAGTCCCGCCGGAACTTCGGCCGTGTCCGTAAGCTCCCCTCGGGCCGCTTCCAAGCCCGGTATCCGGGGCCTGACGGCGTGCTGCGGCCTGCGGATCGTACGTTCGCCACGTCCACGGACGCTGACCGGTGGCTGGCCAAGAAGCGCATCGAGATCGAAGACGGGCGTTGGCTCGATCCTGCTGAGGGGCAGACGACCGTGCGCGACTGGGCGGCTCGCTGGCTCGCTGCCGTCTCGCCTCAACTCAAGCACAAGACCCAAGCGTCGTACCGGTCGTTGATCAACTCGTTGATCAATCCGGCACTCGGCGATCGTGAGCTGTCGAGCCTCCGGCCGATCACGGTCACTGAGTGGGTGGCCAGCATGAACACGCGGGGGCTCAGCGCCTCGCGCATACGGCAGGCGTATCGGGTCCTGTCGCAGATCATGCGGGCCGCTGTCGACAACGACATGACTGCGCAGACGCCGTGCAGGGGCGTGAAGCTGCCGCGCATGCCGCAGACCGAGCCGCACATCTTGACCCCGCTCGAAGCCTCCCGGATCGTGAGGAGTGCCGCCAAGCCGCATGACGTACTGATCGCGCTCCTCGCCTACGCGGGCCTGCGGGTGGGGGAGGCGTTCGCCCTCCGGCGCGTTGACATCGACGTGTTCGGCGGCTTCGTCCTGGTCGACGAGAACCTTGCCGAAGCCAACGGGGCCTTGGTCTTCGACACACCGAAGTCCCACCAGAAGCGGCTTCTTCGCATCGGCCCGTCGCTCGCGAAGCGGCTCGGCCGGCACTTGGAGACTCTGTCCGGCGGGGATGACGCACTCCTGTTCACAACACCCGGCGGCAAGCCGCTGCGCTACAACCAGTGGCGCAAGGCGTACTTCGACCCCGCCGTCTCGGCGGCCGGGCTCACCGACGTGACCCCGCACGACCTTCGGGCCTCACATGGGACGTGGGTCGCCGACCGCTACGGTGTCATGACCGCCGCTCACCGGCTTGGCCACTCGAATGCGAGCGTCACGACTCGGCACTACGCCCGGCCGGTCGCCGGTCGTGATGATCAGGTCGCCGAAGCGGCGGACTCCTGGCTCAGCGGGCACGAACCGGCCCCTGGGGCACGTAGCGGGCACGGCGAAGACGAGGACGGCTCCGCCGGGGCGCTCGTACCCGTCTGA
- a CDS encoding mobile element transfer protein, whose amino-acid sequence MSANRRFRNVTRIGPVQVATSYDGRGREKHTAACTAPRCGFSADYDSRAAAELASRTHRCPVR is encoded by the coding sequence GTGTCCGCCAACCGCCGCTTCCGCAACGTCACCCGCATCGGCCCGGTCCAGGTCGCCACGTCGTACGACGGCCGGGGCCGTGAGAAGCACACCGCCGCCTGCACGGCTCCGCGTTGCGGCTTCTCCGCCGACTACGACAGCCGCGCCGCCGCCGAGCTGGCCTCCCGCACCCACCGCTGCCCCGTCCGCTGA
- a CDS encoding replication initiator, whose product MPGILRQLSGLGGCTHPIRLDGHRTEHDVDTTTGEIGRVLHHLDSTDLPAGQLLVRCNNRRTTRCAACSEVYRRDTFHLITSGLRGGKGVPEHVATHPRVFATFTAPSFGPVHNRPSSGRPCRCGTRHDQDDAVLGTALDPDTYDYEAAVLWNAHAGPLWRRFSTYLRREVAKRAGLSQRRFRDHARVSFAKVAEYQKRGAVHFHAVIRIDGPIGGDTPPPAWATAELLTDAIETAAAKVRVDGPVIDGRTHTFTFGRQLDVRTIRSADFNDGQELTERAVAAYIAKYATKGAETATGALDRPLKFAAELAQLDISDHARRLIRTAWFLGARKDLEHLRLRAWAHMLGFRGHFSTKSRRYSTTLGALRDARAEWRRAQAATANGPAPDTTYVLAHWVFAGTGLSDTEAWLAASLEPAPGTEGEPTA is encoded by the coding sequence CTGCCCGGTATCCTCCGCCAACTCTCCGGACTCGGCGGCTGCACCCACCCGATCCGTCTCGACGGCCACCGCACCGAGCACGACGTCGACACCACGACCGGTGAGATCGGCCGCGTTCTCCACCACCTCGACTCCACCGACCTCCCGGCCGGCCAACTCCTCGTCCGCTGCAACAACCGCCGCACGACTCGCTGTGCGGCCTGCTCCGAGGTCTACCGCCGCGACACCTTCCACCTGATCACCTCCGGCCTGCGCGGCGGCAAGGGCGTCCCCGAACACGTCGCCACCCACCCGCGCGTCTTCGCCACCTTCACCGCCCCGAGCTTCGGCCCGGTCCACAACCGTCCCTCCAGCGGGCGCCCCTGCCGCTGCGGCACCCGCCACGACCAGGACGACGCCGTCCTTGGTACCGCGCTCGACCCGGACACCTACGACTACGAAGCGGCCGTTCTCTGGAACGCCCACGCCGGTCCGCTCTGGCGACGCTTCTCCACCTACCTGCGCCGAGAGGTCGCCAAGCGCGCGGGTTTGTCTCAACGCCGGTTCCGCGATCACGCCCGCGTCTCCTTCGCCAAGGTCGCCGAGTACCAGAAGCGCGGCGCCGTCCACTTCCACGCCGTCATCCGCATCGACGGCCCCATCGGCGGCGACACCCCGCCCCCGGCCTGGGCAACCGCCGAACTCCTCACGGACGCCATCGAGACAGCGGCAGCCAAGGTCCGCGTGGACGGCCCGGTCATCGACGGACGCACCCACACCTTCACCTTCGGCCGCCAACTCGACGTCCGCACCATCCGCTCCGCCGACTTCAACGACGGCCAGGAGCTGACCGAGCGCGCGGTCGCCGCGTACATCGCCAAGTACGCCACCAAGGGCGCCGAGACAGCCACGGGAGCTCTCGACCGGCCGCTCAAGTTCGCCGCCGAACTCGCCCAACTCGACATCAGCGACCACGCCCGCCGCCTCATCCGAACCGCCTGGTTCCTCGGCGCACGCAAGGATCTCGAACACCTCCGCCTACGCGCCTGGGCCCACATGCTCGGCTTCCGCGGCCACTTCTCCACCAAGTCCCGCCGCTACTCCACCACCCTCGGCGCACTCCGCGACGCCCGCGCCGAATGGCGCCGCGCACAAGCCGCAACGGCCAACGGACCCGCGCCCGACACGACGTACGTCCTCGCGCACTGGGTCTTTGCCGGAACCGGCCTGTCCGACACCGAAGCCTGGCTTGCCGCATCCCTCGAACCCGCCCCCGGAACGGAAGGAGAGCCGACCGCATGA